The region GTAAAGATCTGCTTTAGAAAACGGCCGAAAGGCATGGAGTCGTAATCTACGCATACTTTTCTTCTTTTTTCGGAGGCGTAATTTCCGTCCAGAGGATGGTCCGTATTCTCCGCTTCTAAAATGAGATGGATCCACTCCGCTAATTTTCTCAGATTCTCCGGATCCTTTTTTCGGAACAAGTAACCGGCTTCCCTTAAAGTCTCCGGAACCGCTGTGCAAGCGTACGCGAAAACGGGCAGGTCCCGGCTTAAGGCCTCTACCAAAGGAATGCCGAAACCTTCGTGTTCGCTCATACTTACATATGCGTCCATTTCTTCCCAAAAACGGGGCATCTCCGAATCAGTCGCTCCCAAACGGAATTGTATATGAGATCCGATATCCAATTCTCTGGACATTTTTCTTAAAAAGGAGAAGTACTCTTCGAAAATACCGGGAACGTTCCCCACGATCAGGATTCTATACTTGGGTTGGATCTTTTTCAGAAAATAAATCAATACGAGTAAATCTTCGATTTTCTTACTAGGAACGATGCGGCCCACATAACCCAGAGTGTATCCGTTTTTTCTAAAAGAATTTCTAGGGTTCCAACCATATTTTCTGACGATGGGCATTACCTTGGAATTCGTAATGTTTAGGTCCTCCAAGTTAGAGGCGCTATACTTGGAGCTGGGAAGAAAAGTCTCCACGGACCTTTTCATTTTATGTAATTCTAAAACGGATTTTTTATAATCCAATTCGAAGGATCTGAATACCTCGGAAGATACGAAGGATTTGAAGAACTTGGGAGGAGTGATATTCTGGTAACGAACGAATTTTCTCCCCGGAAAATTCAGGAAGTCGTCGACGGGATATCCCGAGCCTCCGTATTCCAATAGATGAACGGAGGAAGAATCCGGATTTTCCTCTCTGAGAAGGTTTTCGGATTTGATCGTAGGAATGGAACCGTCGCTTAAATCCCTTTGGCAGACGATTTTGGATTCGATTCCGGAAGAGTTTAGGGCCTCGCGCAATCCCTTAATATCGTTTCCGATTCCGTCCCGGTCTCGGAATTCGGATATATGAATATAAGCCTTCATTTCCGAAAACTTAATATTACGAAACCGTCTTCCGCTTTCGTATCTACTATATTCTTAAAACCTAATTTATGTAGAAATTCCCTAAAGGAGGAATCGTTGATTTGAGTCAGCAGCGCCGGTTGGAAAGGAGAAGAGAATCGGTTCGAATAATTGGAATACCGAAAGAAGAATTCGGTTCCAGGAGAAGTCTTGACCGCAAGATTTCGAAATAATTTTTCGAGAGTCCAATTAGGTAAAAGGCATAAGTTGGACGGAGAAAGAATCTTAGAGGGAAGCGGAGGATTAGGAAGCAATTCGTCGAAGGAAAGCAATTGTACGGAACCGGTGATTTTCTCGCGAATATAAGAGTATTGGCTCGGATTCCAAGTCACCGATTTGAATTCGATCTGAGCCTTAAGAAGTTGCTTCAGGAATTTTCCCCACTCGGGATTCAGAACGAGTACGGATTCTCCCGGAGAAAGACGGGAGAATAAAAGAGATTCGCTTTCTTCGGAAAGCTCCTCTTCATAAAGGAATTCGCTGGACCAGATGAAATCGGGTTCGAATCGATTTCTCAGGGAAAAATTCAACTCCACGAATTCGCTATAGAACTTTTCGAATTTCCGTTTTAACTTTTCGTGATCCCCTCTAAGTAGAATGAGTTCGTTTAGCACGCTATAAAAAGCGCGGGTTCGATTCTCGGAGAGTTTCTTATCTAAGAATGCGTAAAATTCTATGAACTTGACGAGGAGCCATCTTATCGGTCCTCTTATATACCTGAATTTGGGATTCGTGAATTTAGGTGCGGAGATCCCTTTTTCGAATAGATGTGCGGTCTCCGCGGCATCGAATTCCCGATATCCCTCCGGAGACTGGGGGGAGAATTTCCAACGACTGAGTCGTTCCAATTCTTCCTTGGAGACGGGTCTTCGAGAGAGCCTAGATTCTATCTCCATCATCAGCTCCCGAACGTTGACGGAACTGTCTTTAATTTCTATAATGTCTGAAGATCTTTCTTCCATCTTGGTTCGGGACTTTTATTCGATTGTTTTTTTCTTATTTAACAAAACAATCGTATTTTTACTCCTAAGGTCCGCGTTTGGACAGTATAAGCCGTTAGGGAGAGTGTTTCCTCCCCCCGTTCCTTGGGAATCTCGGATAGCCGTCCTTACTATCTTATATAAAAACAATTTATTGCGGGAAGAGTTGCAGAATCGACGATGAAATACCTGGTAACCGGAGCGGACGGATTCGTAGGGACATATTTGACGCGGGAACTTTTGGAGAATCAGGATCGGGAGATTCTTGGCTTAGGAGTTCGGCCTTCCGATAAGCAACTCGCCTTTCCGTATAAATTCTGCGATCTAAGGGATTTCGACTCTCTATCCGCCACTCTGGGTTCATTTTCTCCGGATATCGTTTTCCATCTTGCAGGGCAGGCCTTCGTTCCAAGGGCTATAGAGAATCCCCAAGAGACATTGATGATCAATGTGGGAGGAACCCTCAACTTACTGGAATACTTTCGACTTTCCGGTAAGCCTGTGCAGATCGTCTATATCTCCTCCTCCGAAGTTTACGGAAATTTGAAATCGGAAAATTTGCCCGTCTCGGAAAATCATCCGGTGGGCCCCGTAAATCCTTATGCCACATCCAAAGTTGCCGCGGAGGAATACTGCTTACAGTATGCTCGTTCTTCCAAGAATATCCGAGCCTTGATTGCAAGGCCTTTCAATCATATCGGAGTAGGCCAGAATCCGAATTTCGTAGTTCCGAATTTTTGCAGACAAGTGTTGGAAAGTATATCCAAGAAAAGCGGATCCAATCCTGCGGAAATTCAAGTGGGAGATCTGACTCCGACTCGGGACTTCCTACACGTTAGGGACGTGGTAAGAGCCTATATTCTTCTCTCCGAATTCGGAAAGAGCGGAGAGATCTATAATATATCTTCCGGTAAAGAAACCTCCATCTCTCAAATTTTGCAATGGATCATCGAGGCTGCGAAGACCGAAGTTTTAGCTAAGCAAGATCCGGAAAGAATGAGACCGATGGAGATGGTCCGTTCTCTGGGAGACAACTCCAAGCTTAAGGCTCTAGGTTGGGAGCCTAAGGTATCTGTAAAAGATGCGGTGATAGAGATCTTCGAGAATATTCAAAAATCCGAATCTATTCCTAAATGACGGAACCCTTCCACGTCTTAACTCCGCTTCCTTCTATGGGAAACGGCTTTCCTAAAAATTTGGGGGCAGTATTGGTTAGATTCATATCTACCCAGGCCAGAGTTCTGGCGAAAAATTCCCTGAATCTACTGAAAGGACCGCTCACATAAAGTCTCCGATCCGATTCGTAGGATTGAAATTCCAAACCGATCTTCTTTGCGATAAAGGCGGCTCTGGGTTGGTGGAATTTTTGGCTTACGAAAATCGCGTCTTTAACTTGGAAAATCTCTTTGGCACGTACTAGAGTATCCAAAGTTCGAAATCCTGCGTGATCCACGAACACGTCCTTTTCGTATACCTTTCTTTCCAGAACGTAAACGAGCATGGGCTTCACTTCGTTGTAATAGCTAGTCCCGTTGTCTCCGGAGAGTAGTATCTTTCTCACTTTTCCTTGTCGGTACAGTTCGATCGCGCAATCCAATCTGTCTTGCAAAACGGGAGAAGGAATTCCTTTGTATACGGAGGCGCCGGGAACGATCGCCACCGTGGCCGGTTTTAAGGAGCGATAATTTCCAGCGTGAGGGGTTCGATTTTCATATTCCCATTCGATGGAAAGGTCTATCGAGGCAGGAATGCCTATGCAAAGACTGATCGCAAAGAGTAGAATGAGACGGATTCTGGCCTTCCACGGTTTGCGAGGCTCCGTTTCCTGTCTTTCGGTCGGGGTTCCTGTCTTCATAAAAGCGATTCGAGGATAGTAATTCCTATAACGACGGGAAGAATTTTTCGCGCTTTCTTCCGGTTTCGATCTAAAATTATGTTCTCTTGCCAGTACCCCTCTTTTTTTCAGAACCTCGAAATTTCGAGTCGATCTTTGGAAACGAGGCGGGTAATTTGGGGTCTTAGGATACGCTAGGTTATGAACCGAGTCAGACTCATGAATCTCCTGAATTCATTCGTCAGAGTTGCTCTGGCCGGTATCTTATTGATGCCGGCGTATCTTTTCTCCGAAGAGAACCGACCTAGTTTCCAGTCCAATAAAGCAGCCAGGGCCCTAGTTTCTTTCCGTACCGAAAAGGCGGCAGGAGTCCTGTTTGGAGACCTGGATTCTCTCCGTAATCGTTATACTCTAACAGATCCGCAACTTGAACGCATCGCTAAGCTGAATCGTAGATTCAAGAGTGAGCATGAAAGATGGCTCCGCCTTTTATCTCCGAAACAAGTGGAACTCGAACTTTTACTAATGGACGAAAATCCAGATCTGGTAAAAGTCAGGCTGCTTGTTCATGCGATTGGAAGGTATACATCCGAAATCCGGATGAACCAAATCGCGCACCGGCTAGCGATCGAAAGGGTCTTAACTTCAGAGCAGAGAAAAAAGGGGAAGGAAAGGGAAACCGTCACCCTACCCGAGGAGCATAGGGAAGCTCCCGGGTTCCCCTTGAACTTGTTCGTTCCCGAAAGAATTATTCTGCCCCTACCGGGCATTCTCCGATAAGGAAGACAAAAATGGATCAAAAGGAATTTGCGGGTCTAATCGAAACAACCAAGCATATCGTGCTTTCTGCGATTAAAAAGAATTTATACGAGGAGTTTTACGACTCCATCGACGATGTGGTTCAGGAAACTTATATTCGCGCCTATAAAAGTTTGGCGGCCAATAAGTTTCGGGGAGATTCTTCCCACAGCACTTGGTTGTATACTATCGCAAGAAACGAATCCCTCAGGATGAACCAAAAACGCATGCGTCAGGCAAATCTTGCAATGCGTTT is a window of Leptospira wolffii serovar Khorat str. Khorat-H2 DNA encoding:
- a CDS encoding vancomycin high temperature exclusion protein — translated: MKTGTPTERQETEPRKPWKARIRLILLFAISLCIGIPASIDLSIEWEYENRTPHAGNYRSLKPATVAIVPGASVYKGIPSPVLQDRLDCAIELYRQGKVRKILLSGDNGTSYYNEVKPMLVYVLERKVYEKDVFVDHAGFRTLDTLVRAKEIFQVKDAIFVSQKFHQPRAAFIAKKIGLEFQSYESDRRLYVSGPFSRFREFFARTLAWVDMNLTNTAPKFLGKPFPIEGSGVKTWKGSVI
- a CDS encoding LIC_10202 family protein, which codes for MEERSSDIIEIKDSSVNVRELMMEIESRLSRRPVSKEELERLSRWKFSPQSPEGYREFDAAETAHLFEKGISAPKFTNPKFRYIRGPIRWLLVKFIEFYAFLDKKLSENRTRAFYSVLNELILLRGDHEKLKRKFEKFYSEFVELNFSLRNRFEPDFIWSSEFLYEEELSEESESLLFSRLSPGESVLVLNPEWGKFLKQLLKAQIEFKSVTWNPSQYSYIREKITGSVQLLSFDELLPNPPLPSKILSPSNLCLLPNWTLEKLFRNLAVKTSPGTEFFFRYSNYSNRFSSPFQPALLTQINDSSFREFLHKLGFKNIVDTKAEDGFVILSFRK
- a CDS encoding GDP-mannose 4,6-dehydratase; the protein is MKYLVTGADGFVGTYLTRELLENQDREILGLGVRPSDKQLAFPYKFCDLRDFDSLSATLGSFSPDIVFHLAGQAFVPRAIENPQETLMINVGGTLNLLEYFRLSGKPVQIVYISSSEVYGNLKSENLPVSENHPVGPVNPYATSKVAAEEYCLQYARSSKNIRALIARPFNHIGVGQNPNFVVPNFCRQVLESISKKSGSNPAEIQVGDLTPTRDFLHVRDVVRAYILLSEFGKSGEIYNISSGKETSISQILQWIIEAAKTEVLAKQDPERMRPMEMVRSLGDNSKLKALGWEPKVSVKDAVIEIFENIQKSESIPK
- a CDS encoding glycosyltransferase, with the protein product MKAYIHISEFRDRDGIGNDIKGLREALNSSGIESKIVCQRDLSDGSIPTIKSENLLREENPDSSSVHLLEYGGSGYPVDDFLNFPGRKFVRYQNITPPKFFKSFVSSEVFRSFELDYKKSVLELHKMKRSVETFLPSSKYSASNLEDLNITNSKVMPIVRKYGWNPRNSFRKNGYTLGYVGRIVPSKKIEDLLVLIYFLKKIQPKYRILIVGNVPGIFEEYFSFLRKMSRELDIGSHIQFRLGATDSEMPRFWEEMDAYVSMSEHEGFGIPLVEALSRDLPVFAYACTAVPETLREAGYLFRKKDPENLRKLAEWIHLILEAENTDHPLDGNYASEKRRKVCVDYDSMPFGRFLKQIFTYKEAASA
- a CDS encoding RNA polymerase sigma factor, whose protein sequence is MDQKEFAGLIETTKHIVLSAIKKNLYEEFYDSIDDVVQETYIRAYKSLAANKFRGDSSHSTWLYTIARNESLRMNQKRMRQANLAMRLKEKVTQDSILNPREEFEERGLELEIQDLISNLPWKYKSVLALVSEGYKEQQIAQKLGIPEGTVKSRSFRGKQMLKKLFYQET
- a CDS encoding Spy/CpxP family protein refolding chaperone, giving the protein MNLLNSFVRVALAGILLMPAYLFSEENRPSFQSNKAARALVSFRTEKAAGVLFGDLDSLRNRYTLTDPQLERIAKLNRRFKSEHERWLRLLSPKQVELELLLMDENPDLVKVRLLVHAIGRYTSEIRMNQIAHRLAIERVLTSEQRKKGKERETVTLPEEHREAPGFPLNLFVPERIILPLPGILR